In one Longimicrobium sp. genomic region, the following are encoded:
- the dnaK gene encoding molecular chaperone DnaK, which yields MAKVIGIDLGTTNSVVAVMEGGDPVVIPNAEGGRTTPSVVAFTKDGERLVGQVARRQAITNPKNTLFSIKRFMGRKESEVKSEEKIVPYEVVSGPNGLAMVKVPNAGDKTFSPPEISAMILQKMKQTAEDYLGQTVTQAVVTVPAYFNDAQRQATKDAGKIAGLEVLRIINEPTAAALAYGLDKKKDEKIAVYDLGGGTYDISILELGEGVFEVKATNGDTHLGGDDFDQRIIEWLVEEFKKDQGIDLSKDPMALQRLKEAAEKAKMELSTTASTDINLPFITATQEGPKHLNVTLTRARFEQLVDDLVQRTIPPMQKALDDAGLKPGDIDEVILVGGSTRIPRIQEEVKKFFGKDPHRGVNPDEVVAVGAAIQGGVLAGDVKDVLLLDVTPLSLGIETLGGVFTKLIERNTTIPTKKSEVFSTAEDNQSTVEIHVLQGERELAMYNKTIGKFQLAGLPPAPRGMPQVEVTFDIDANGILHVSAKDRATGKEQKIRIEASSGLSEGEIDRMVKDAESHAGEDKQRREQVESRNRLDSMVYEVEKNKKEWEEKLDQPTRTSLDEALERARKALKQDDVGEVRSATEALQQAYSAAGAQIYAAQQAAGAQGGADAGFSGGATAGAGFEGDATSQAGARPQDDVVEADYEIVDDNK from the coding sequence ATGGCCAAGGTCATTGGGATCGACCTGGGTACCACCAACTCCGTGGTCGCCGTGATGGAAGGCGGCGACCCCGTCGTCATCCCCAACGCCGAGGGCGGGCGCACCACCCCGTCGGTGGTGGCGTTCACCAAGGACGGCGAGCGGCTGGTGGGGCAGGTGGCGCGCCGCCAGGCGATCACGAACCCCAAGAACACCCTCTTCTCCATCAAGCGCTTCATGGGACGCAAGGAGTCCGAGGTGAAGAGCGAGGAGAAGATCGTCCCCTACGAGGTCGTCAGCGGCCCCAACGGGCTGGCGATGGTGAAGGTGCCCAACGCGGGCGACAAGACCTTCTCCCCGCCCGAGATCTCGGCGATGATCCTGCAGAAGATGAAGCAGACCGCCGAGGACTACCTGGGGCAGACGGTCACGCAGGCCGTGGTCACCGTTCCCGCGTACTTCAACGACGCACAGCGGCAGGCCACCAAGGACGCCGGCAAGATCGCCGGCCTCGAAGTGCTGCGCATCATCAACGAGCCCACCGCGGCCGCGCTTGCGTACGGGCTGGACAAGAAGAAGGACGAGAAGATCGCCGTGTACGACCTGGGCGGCGGCACCTACGACATCTCGATCCTGGAGCTGGGCGAGGGCGTGTTCGAGGTGAAGGCCACCAACGGCGACACGCACCTGGGCGGCGACGACTTCGACCAGCGCATCATCGAGTGGCTGGTGGAGGAGTTCAAGAAGGACCAGGGGATCGACCTGTCCAAGGACCCCATGGCGCTGCAGCGCCTGAAGGAGGCGGCGGAGAAGGCCAAGATGGAGCTGTCGACCACCGCGTCGACCGACATCAACCTGCCCTTCATCACCGCCACGCAGGAGGGGCCCAAGCACCTGAACGTGACGCTCACCCGCGCCCGCTTCGAGCAGCTGGTGGACGACCTGGTGCAGCGCACCATCCCCCCCATGCAGAAGGCGCTGGACGACGCGGGGCTGAAGCCGGGCGACATCGACGAGGTCATCCTGGTGGGCGGGAGCACCCGCATCCCCCGCATCCAGGAAGAGGTGAAGAAGTTCTTCGGCAAGGACCCGCACCGCGGCGTGAACCCCGACGAGGTGGTGGCGGTGGGCGCGGCCATCCAGGGCGGCGTGCTGGCCGGCGACGTGAAGGACGTGCTGCTGCTGGACGTGACGCCGCTGTCGCTGGGCATCGAGACGCTGGGCGGGGTGTTCACCAAGCTCATCGAGCGCAACACCACCATCCCCACCAAGAAGAGCGAGGTGTTCTCGACCGCCGAGGACAACCAGAGCACGGTGGAGATCCACGTGCTGCAGGGCGAGCGCGAGCTGGCCATGTATAACAAGACCATCGGCAAGTTCCAGCTCGCCGGCCTGCCGCCGGCGCCGCGCGGGATGCCGCAGGTGGAGGTCACGTTCGACATCGACGCCAACGGCATCCTGCACGTGTCGGCCAAGGACCGCGCCACCGGCAAGGAGCAGAAGATCCGCATCGAGGCCAGCAGCGGGCTGTCGGAGGGCGAGATCGACCGGATGGTGAAGGACGCCGAGAGCCACGCCGGCGAGGACAAGCAGCGGCGCGAGCAGGTGGAGTCGCGCAACCGCCTGGACTCGATGGTCTACGAGGTGGAGAAGAACAAGAAGGAGTGGGAGGAGAAGCTCGACCAGCCCACCCGCACCTCGCTCGACGAGGCGCTGGAGCGCGCGCGCAAGGCGCTGAAGCAGGACGACGTGGGCGAGGTGCGCAGCGCCACCGAGGCGCTTCAGCAGGCCTACAGCGCGGCCGGCGCGCAGATCTACGCCGCGCAGCAGGCGGCCGGCGCGCAGGGCGGCGCCGACGCGGGCTTCAGCGGCGGCGCCACCGCCGGCGCGGGCTTCGAGGGCGACGCGACGTCGCAGGCCGGCGCCCGCCCGCAGGACGACGTGGTCGAGGCGGACTACGAGATCGTGGACGACAACAAGTAA